CTTTTGGGCGAACTCTATAGACCCGGACCAGCAACCAGCAGTCCGGAGACCAAGTCCATTCTGGAGTCTTCGTTGCCGGCAAAGAACAGCGAGTTGAGCGAGACGATTCAGAAGCTGGAGTGTGCCATCCAGCAGCGAAAGACGCCGGTTGGTGGAGCCCTCTCGCTGGCCAGCTCTACGGCAGGTACCCCACCCACCGCCCATACTCCGAACTCAACTGCCACTGCAGGAGCAGGATTCTCAGACGAATCAATGGACAGCACCGACTCCGAGCAGCGTCTGGTCATCGAGGATGTGATAGCGGAAGAGCACACAACGACCACAACAACTGGCGAGCAGAAGAGTCCTGGATCCCAGCAAGAGGAGGGTCAAACTAATACGGCCACTATGGCGACGGCGGTTACCGCCGAAACGGAGGGGACAAGCAGCAGCACACCCACGCCTCCGGTTCCTGCTCCCGTGAAATTGGAACTGGGCGCCAAGGCTATGCCAGGAATCCAAGCACCCATTCCTCTGAAGCCCGCAGAGGGTAGCTCCTTTGCTGGGAAACTCACCGGGGTAGTTCAACCACCACCGCTGGCCAAGctccagcagcaggaggagttGGGTCAGGCTCAGGGCCAGTCGAAGAGTATCAGCTCCTTTGGCATTCCCATTGTGCTACCCGAGATTCCCGCCTCTGTTGTGGTGGCCACGCCAGCCCTCATGGTGGCTTCCGCCGCCACAGTGATGCGTCACAGTCCTGGCTCCACGCCGAACTCACAGGCACCCGTCCTGATCTCTCCCAAAACGTTCCTAACCGCACCAAAAGTGGGCGAGGTTGGTGGACTGTTGCTAAAGGCCTATACAGGAGTAAGCGGAGCAGTGGGAGCGGCGCCGGCCGGAAGCGTTATAGCATCAGCCGGCGGAGGAGGAACACCCACTGTCATCTCCAATTTcccccaacagcagcagcaggccagCGTGCTTCAAGCATCATCGGAGATGCCCGCCAACTATGTTTTAGACGCGGAAATGGCCGAACCTTCCAATAGCAGTGCCCCAGTGGTGGCGCGACCATTTGTGATGCACGCCGTGGGCAAGGAACTGTTCAATGTGGTCGCACCGGCGGCCAGCTCGCCCTTGATCAGCGATCCCCACAACGAGTCGATTAATTTGCTTTGCGAGGAAACCATACCGGGCAGTCCGGCGCCCAATTACGGTGGCACCGATCAGCTACCCACCGCCGTGAATTCGGCTCTAGCCATCGTGGGCATTACGCCCCTGCCGCCGGATACGCCGCCACCCGTTCCAGTTGCTGCCatccagcaacagcagcagcatcaactgCAAAGcggccaacagcagcaggcggcTAAGACGGGAGAGGTCAATCCCTCGGGGCCCAACAGTTCGCCGGACTCGGCCAGCCAGGATGAGAGTGGCGAGGAGGCAAAGAAGAATGCAGGGCTCGAGCACGAGGACTCCACCGGACTGGGAGCGCTGAACAAGCGTAAACGCAACCGCAAGCCTCTGCCGATGAGCGCCCAGACGGCGGCTGCCGTGGCGGCCCAGCTTCAATCCCTGGGCAAGCGGCGACGCCAGGTTTCCGGAATGCGCAATCAAAAAACCACAACCACCGCCGGTAAGTTAGCGTTGATCCTAGTAGATCCTTGACCAAGTAGATCAGTAGATCAATGACACTTGCCTTCATTTTCAGCGGGCTCCGATACCGACGACAACTCGGATAACATAGCGCCGAACGcaggacagcagcagcagcagccacggCAGAGCGCCCGCCAGCACATGATGCCCCAGAGCAAtgcgcaacagcagcagcaacagcaattgctgcaacagcagcagacgcAACTGCCGCAGGGCATCCAGTCGACCAACTCTTCGGGCGTGCGTCCATGTCCGTACAACTTCCTCGTCGAGCTGGGTAAGAGCAAAGTGAATTTCCTACACCAATTGGTTTCCATCTAACCGTCCGCTTTCCACTGCAGATCCAGCTCTCAGCTCCGACGAATGCATCACGATCCTGCGCAAACAGATCCAGGATCTGCGCAAGGCCTACAATACCATCAAGGGCGAACTGGCGGTTATCGATCGGCGGCGCAAGAAGCTGCGTCGCCGGGAGCGcgagaagaagcagcagcaactgcagagCCAGCAGCAGGGCAAGATATGCGCCTAGCTTGGGTGGCATTCACATCAGCGCGTGTTGCGCAACGACTCTCCTATTTAATCTTGTGCAAATACAAACGTCTTTAGACCGACAGGAGAGCACGTTGCAAGTGTCGTTTATAGGCggattataaatataaaatgaaattgtataTCTATGGATTTTTTTCCAACTCTAGTTTTAAGCGCAAAACTTAAGGTTTAAGCACAAAATTGtctttttaaatacatttcaaaGATGTATGTATTCGtaagcaacaaacaaacaaaatggcattttttttttaaccttACCCTTGTGTTTAGTTTATGGAGAGAGTATTATAAAATCATGGAATTTCCACAGTTTTAATTCAAtcatatttcatttgtatCAAATTTCGGGCTTGCACATTGAAGTTAACGCTGGCGTCTTAGGAAACGGAATATCCACCTTCGAGCAGGATGTGGTGGCCGTTCACGAAGCTCGACTTGCTGCTCAGCAGATAGCCGGTGGCGTCCACCACCTCCTGCACCTCGCAGAACCGATTCAGCGGTATGTGGGCCAGCAGCGGTCCACTCTTGGCGGGATCCGACCAATTGTCGGCGCCCATTTTGGTCAGCACCACGGTGGGATTAACGGAATTGACGCGAATTTTGCGCGGACCCAGCTCCAAGGCCAGCGACTTGGTCAGCGAATCGAGGGCCGCCTTGGTGGCACTGTAGGCCGTGTGGCCGCCAAAGGATCGGGATGACGCTATCGAGGACACGTTGACAATTGAGGCTCCGTCTTTCAAGCGGGGCAGCAGAGATTGGGTGACATTGAACACCGCCTTGATGTTCACATCGAAGTGGCTGTAAGGAAATGGAAATCGTGATGTTAGTTAAAATTGGATGCCAGTCATTTTTCCAAAACTAATTTGGGATTGATAATTGGTTTAATATGCTAAGTTTAATGCTGAAGGTCAATTAGAGTGGGCTACCAGTTGCCCTTTCTTACAATCTGATCATGATAATCGTTATCATAGTTTAACGATTCGCTGATCGTGATCTTTCAAAAAGCAAGCAGAACTTGTTTTTGATAAGAACGAGAGTTCCGCTTAGTTAATATTCCATTTGgatgattttttattaattaattaagaaatTTAATCATTTGCATTGATAAATACGATACATATGAAGTACGATACTTCAAAATAAAGTACATTTTATTCCATAGTATCTCGTTTATATAtgttatttttacttttagtGAAGAAAAGAGAGAATCAAATAGGTTTAGAAATGTTTGCtggcaataaaaattgttataaaCATAAGATaagattaattaaattgtctTGTGTTTTCTAGGGATACCAACTAaacactattttttttttttaattttgggTAAAAGTAATTTTTTCGTACTTTTTTACTTATTCCAAAACTAGGCTTGATAGCACAGCTTTTAGCTGACAATAGGATGATAACCATTAACTTACGTGTCGAAATCCTGTTCGGTGAGCTCCTCGAATGGCTTGATGATGGCCACGCCGGCGTTGTTGACCAGACCGTCCAGCAGAGGCACCTTCGCCAGCCCCTCACGCACCGCCTGCCAGCCGCTGAGATCCAATTGCAGCGGCTGGATGTGCACCGGATCGAAGGCCACcagctgctggagctgctctGGCTTCCTGGCCACTGCGATGACGGTGGCACCCGCGGAGGCCAACTGCTTGACCAACGCCTGGCCAATACCGGCCCCGGCTCCGGTCACCAAGATCACCTTGCCCGCGAGATCTGTCCACATAATGAAAGCTGCTTAATCTTGGAAAGTTCCGTTCCGAATGCAAGAGGATCGCTGGGCGAACTGAACTGGAAATACTGTTTACACCTTATCGGCGCCACCAATCGCCGGCCAGACCGGAGCTTTCCTCGGAGAATCCGAAGCCGGGAGCTTTGGCTCTCTGCGGTAGGGCGTTTAAGGTCGTTCTCCGATCGCAGATCTGCAGAGGATCTCCTCCAGGGGGTGGCAGTGGGGTGGGCCGAGGCTATGTGGCCCCCTAAACTGATACGATCAGTTATAAATAGAGCCATAGGCCCAAATAAAGCGATAAGCCCAAGAATCCGGATTCGTGAATGACCTGGTGGTTCTTCAAGCCCAACCTGTTTCTCAATTTTAGAGCAACTATCATCAATTTGCATCTTAGCTGCCTTACTTATAAGTGTGTACGCAAAActtaaatagaaaaaaaattcaattaagaaAAGCacattttataaagaaataaagaaatataaataaacatattttacaGCAGTAAACTCATTAGTATTAAATTAGTCAGTTACTTGGGTAACCTAAAAGTTTTGTGGCGATTTAGTTAAGTTAGCTAGTTAgcataatttttgaatttaatcTAAAGTATTACAACATTTGAAAActaacaaacaaataattttatattattaggtaatttaataatttatgccgaggcttttttttttgatgtaACTCAGTCTAAACTTGTTATTCATCTAAAAATGTTTACTTCTTAATTTCAGCAGTGTGAACGCTTTGGAATATATAAGTGGAAACAGTTATTACATCGCTGTCAAAGATAAATCGATTTTCCTGCCAATCGATAACTGCGGCCAGTCGGACAAACAGTCAACAAAAgtcttaattttagttttatatgAATTACTGACTGAATCAGCTGGAAAAATGGCGCAAACGCAAGCTCCAGGTAGGTCCTAAGTCATTCCAATAAGCCCACATTATGTTTTCATGTTTGCAACAACCATTTAGCCGCCAAGCGCATGAAGCTGGAGAAGACGCCGGCAAATCCCGTCGAAGAGGATGGTAACTATTGCAGATAAACATGTTTGCAGGGCATTAATTCACGTTTCCATCCGTAGAGACGCCCTCCGTGTTCAATCCGAAGTACAGGGTGTGTCCCTAC
The DNA window shown above is from Drosophila melanogaster chromosome X and carries:
- the CG7322 gene encoding uncharacterized protein, isoform A, producing MWTDLAGKVILVTGAGAGIGQALVKQLASAGATVIAVARKPEQLQQLVAFDPVHIQPLQLDLSGWQAVREGLAKVPLLDGLVNNAGVAIIKPFEELTEQDFDTHFDVNIKAVFNVTQSLLPRLKDGASIVNVSSIASSRSFGGHTAYSATKAALDSLTKSLALELGPRKIRVNSVNPTVVLTKMGADNWSDPAKSGPLLAHIPLNRFCEVQEVVDATGYLLSSKSSFVNGHHILLEGGYSVS